From the Methanoculleus caldifontis genome, the window CTGGTACTTCTTCAGGCTGACCGCGGGGACGCCGGCTTCCCGAAGGGCGCGCTCGTTGCAGAGCCCTCTGGCAGCTCCCAGGAGCTCCGCCGCTCCGGCATCGCCGATGCCTGCCTTCTTCACTACCGCAGGCTCTGCCCGCGCGAGCGCGCGGATATCCCCGACCCCCTGGTCGAGAAGACTCCTGATGATCTTCGCGTGGCTGCGGCCCTTCCTCGGCGGGACAACCTTTCTGACGAACTTCCGGAGTTCCGAGCGGCGCCGGAGGATCTCGAGGGCACCTTCCGCCTCATCTGTGAGCCGCGCGGCCTCGCCCGCATCGACGCCGGCGGCTTTCGCCAGTTCGCGGGGCTGCATGCCCGCGATCTCGGAGACGGTATAGATGTGGTGCGCGTGCAGGCGTTGCATCAGGTCGTCGGTCATCGAGGGCATCATCCGGAGCGCCTCGACGTTCGAGGCGATGTGGCTGCAGAGCGGGCAGCCGATCGTCCACGGGGGAGACCCCTTCCGGATCAGGCGGACGTGGGCGAGCCCGTGTTTCTCGCAGACCTCTTCTGTCCGGATAGCCTTGCCCCAGGTGCTGCCGGGCAGGCTGATGTTGAACCGGCACTCCGGGTAGCCGGTGCACCCGATGAACTGCGAGACGCCGATGTGCCGGATCCGGAGATCCTGACCGCAGACGGGGCAGGGGCCGACGGTGTGCTCCTCCGCGGTCTGCTCCATGATCTCCTCGCCGATCTCCTTCTCGTGCGCTTCGAGTCCGTCAAAGACCCGATGGAGCATCTCACGGGACTCGGCGATAACATCGTCGCGGGAGCGCTGGCTCTGCTTGATGAGCTGCATGTGCTCCTCAAGCGTCCGGGTCATCTCGGGCTCGGTGATCGTCTCCGCGTGGTTGTCGAGCGCGTCTATGACGGCTCTCCCGACGAGCGTCGGGCGGAGCGGGTTCCCCTCCACGTAGCGGCGGGAGATGAGTTTGCCGATCACCTCGTGCCGGGTGCTCTTCGTGCCGAGGCCGAGCTCCTCCATCACCTGGATGAGCCGGCTCTGGGAGTAGCGTGCCGGCGGCTGGGTCTGCTTCTCCTCGAGGTTCACGTTCTTGATCGGCAGCTTCTCGCCCGGGACGAAGGCCGGGAGGACGTTCTCCTTCGCCTCCGAGTAGGGGTAGATCCGGCGCCATCCTGAGGATATGAGCCGCCCGCCCGTTGCGGTGTAGGGCTGGCCCGACGCGTCGAAGAGGCACTTCGTCGTCGTCCAGGTCGCGTCGGGAGAGAGGGTCGCGAGGAACCGCCGAACAACGAGTTCGTAGACCTTCCACCGGTCCGGGCCGAGGGCCTCGCGGGTCGCGGCACCCGCCGGGTGGATCGGCGGGTGGTCGGTGCTCTCCTTCTTGCCGCGGGTCGGGACCGGTCGCCGGTTCTTCTGCACCCAGGTGACGTCCGCGTCGAAGACACCTCCCTTGAGCGTATCGAGGATCCCGTTCAGGTTCAGGGACTTCGGGTAGACCGTGTTGTCGGTCCTCGGGTAGGAAATGTACCCGTTCATGTAGAGGTCTTCGGCGATCCGCATCGCGTTCGCCGCCGAGAGGCCCAGGCGGCTCGCCGCGACGATGAAGGTCGTGGTGTCGAACGGTGTCGGCGCCCGGTCGGTCTTCTGCCCCTCCTTGACGTCCGTGACGACGAGCGGCTCTTTTGTCCCCACCTCCGCGGCGAGAGCCGCGTCGTGGTCGGTGAACCGCCCGGCGGTATGCCGCGCCTCCACCGGCATGCCGTCCTTCTCGGTGGCAAGCGAGAGCATCCAGTAGGTCTGGGGGACGAAGCTCTCGATCTCGCGCTCGCGCTCGACGATCATGGCGAGCGTCGGGCTCTGAACCCTCCCGACGGAGAGGATGTTCTTGCCGCCCCGGCGTGCCGCGAGGCTGATGAAACGGGTCAGCGACGCCCCCCACATCAGGTCGACCGCCTGCCGGGCCTCGCCGGCGGCGGCAAGCGCGAAGTCGAGCTCGGCCAGATTCTCGAAGGCCGAGCGGATCTCTGGGGGGGTGATCGCCGAGAACCGGGCCCGGTTGATCCGGACCGTGGGGTTCACGGCACGGACGAGCTCGTAGGCCTCTTTCCCGATCAGTTCTCCCTCGGTATCAAAATCGGTGGCGATCGTGACGAGTTCAGCCTTCTTCGAGAGTTTCTGGATGAGGCCGACGATCTTCTTCTCGGTCGGCTTCTTGATGGTGCCCGCGTCGATGAGGCTCCGCGGGGTGTGGACTTCGCTCCGCCAGTTCGTGTAGCCGGGCTCGAAGTCCACCTCCACCACGTGTCCCTTGAGGCCGACCACGGTCTTCGTGTCGAAGGAGTAGGCGGATACGTTCCCATCCTTCGACGCCCTCACCTTCTCGTTGCCGGCGAGGATCTGCGCTATCCGGTTTGCCGAGATGTTCTTCTCTGCGATGATCAGATGCACTGCGGATTACACCCCGGATGTATCGATACATTCGGATACTATTCGCCCGAGTTCCCGCGGGTCCGCCCTGCCGCGCGTCTCTTTCATCACCTGCCCCACGATGAAGTTCAGGGCTCCCTTCTTGCCGGCCCGGTAATCTTCGACTGCCTGGGGGTTTGCGGCGACGACCTTCTCGACGATGCCGGAGAACTCGTCCCCCGCGGCCTTGCCGAGGCCCTCGCGCTTCACGATATCTGCAGGCTTCTCGCAGGGGCTGCCAGCCGCGCAGGCGTCGAGCATCTCCCGCAGCACCTGGACGCCGGCTTTATCGGTGATGGTGTCCGCCCTGAGGAGCGCGAGAAGCTCCATGAAGCGGTCGGCCGGGACGGCGGCGATGCTCATGTCGCGGTAGTTGAGCTCCCCAAGAAGGGTGTCGGCCACCCAGGTCGCGGCGAGGGCGGGGTCGACGTGAGCGACCTCCTCATAGAAGTCCGCGAGTTTCAGGTCGCCGGTCAGGGTCCGGGCGTGGTTGAGCGAGATGCCGTACTGCGCCGTGAACCGGTTCTTCCGTGCGACGGGCAGTTCGGGGAGATCGATCTCCGCGACCCATCCGGCGACCCTGAGCGGTCGGAGATCGGGCTCGGGGAAGTAGCGGTAGTCGTGCTCCTCCTCCTTGCCGCGGGCGGAGGTGGTGATCCCGCGCCCTTCCATGAAGTGCCGGGTCTCTCTCGTCACCTTCTGCCCGCGCCTGAGCAGGTTCTTCTGCCGGGTCACCTCGAAGGTGAGGGCCTTCTCGACGCCCTTGTAGGAGGAGATGTTCTTGACCTCGACCCGCTGTGAGCCCTCAAGCGAGATGTTCGCGTCCACGCGGAGAGAGCCCTCCCGGTCGCCGTCGAAGACGCCGAGGTACTCGAGGATCGTCCTGAGTTTGTTCAGGAACCGGCGGGCCTCCTGCGGGGACCGCATATCGGGCTCGGTGACGATCTCAAGGAGCGGGATGCCCGACCGGTTATAATCGACGAGCGAGTACTTCGCGGCACCGGCGACGTGGACGAGCCTTCCGGGGTCCTCCTCGAGGTGTACCCGGGTGATCCGGACGATCTTCTCGTGCCCCTCGTCGTCCTCGATCTCGACGGTCCCTTCGACCGCGAGCGGTTTGTCGTACTGGGTGATCTGGTAGGCTTTCGGGAGGTCGGGGTAGAAGTAGTTCTTCCGGGCGAACTCCGACTCCTCCGGCACCTTCATATCGAGGGCTTTTGCGACGCGAAGTCCGTACTCGACCGCCTTTCTGTTCATGCGCGGCAGTGCTCCGGGGAGGCCGAGGCAGACGGGGCAGCAGTGGGTGTTGGGCTCGTCGTCGCGGTAGTCCGTCGAGCACCCGCAGAAGAGTTTCGTCGCCGTCGCGAGCTGGACGTGGATCTCAAGTCCCACGATCGTCTTCATGCCTTCACCCCCTGTTCGTAGGCGTAGGCAGCATCGACGACACGCTCGTCCTCAAACTCTCTTCCCATCAACTGGAGGCCCACGGGGAGCCCGTCAACCCTGCCGCACGGGACGGATATCGCCGGGATCCCGGCGAGGTTCGCCGGTACCGTGAGGATGTCGGAGAGATACATCGAGAGCGGGTCGGTCTTCTCGCCGAGGCGGAAGGCGACCGTCGGCATCGTCGGGCCGGCGATGATATCGACCTCGCGGAAGGCCCGCTCGAAGTCCTGCCGGATGTTCCGGCGGGCCACCTGGGCCTTCGCGTAGTACCTGCCGGCGTAACCGGCCGAGAGGGCGAAGGTGCCGAGCATGATCCGGCGCCGGACCT encodes:
- a CDS encoding DNA topoisomerase I; amino-acid sequence: MHLIIAEKNISANRIAQILAGNEKVRASKDGNVSAYSFDTKTVVGLKGHVVEVDFEPGYTNWRSEVHTPRSLIDAGTIKKPTEKKIVGLIQKLSKKAELVTIATDFDTEGELIGKEAYELVRAVNPTVRINRARFSAITPPEIRSAFENLAELDFALAAAGEARQAVDLMWGASLTRFISLAARRGGKNILSVGRVQSPTLAMIVEREREIESFVPQTYWMLSLATEKDGMPVEARHTAGRFTDHDAALAAEVGTKEPLVVTDVKEGQKTDRAPTPFDTTTFIVAASRLGLSAANAMRIAEDLYMNGYISYPRTDNTVYPKSLNLNGILDTLKGGVFDADVTWVQKNRRPVPTRGKKESTDHPPIHPAGAATREALGPDRWKVYELVVRRFLATLSPDATWTTTKCLFDASGQPYTATGGRLISSGWRRIYPYSEAKENVLPAFVPGEKLPIKNVNLEEKQTQPPARYSQSRLIQVMEELGLGTKSTRHEVIGKLISRRYVEGNPLRPTLVGRAVIDALDNHAETITEPEMTRTLEEHMQLIKQSQRSRDDVIAESREMLHRVFDGLEAHEKEIGEEIMEQTAEEHTVGPCPVCGQDLRIRHIGVSQFIGCTGYPECRFNISLPGSTWGKAIRTEEVCEKHGLAHVRLIRKGSPPWTIGCPLCSHIASNVEALRMMPSMTDDLMQRLHAHHIYTVSEIAGMQPRELAKAAGVDAGEAARLTDEAEGALEILRRRSELRKFVRKVVPPRKGRSHAKIIRSLLDQGVGDIRALARAEPAVVKKAGIGDAGAAELLGAARGLCNERALREAGVPAVSLKKYQAGGVGSPDDFCYLPIPYLASKTGINPETVHKHVDLVCRHLGRPVPEKITRAALERGRKELLEVPGIGEATVDRLYLAGIYDAATLREADPEKVASITGIARARLHDYISHLK
- the gatB gene encoding Asp-tRNA(Asn)/Glu-tRNA(Gln) amidotransferase subunit GatB, with amino-acid sequence MKTIVGLEIHVQLATATKLFCGCSTDYRDDEPNTHCCPVCLGLPGALPRMNRKAVEYGLRVAKALDMKVPEESEFARKNYFYPDLPKAYQITQYDKPLAVEGTVEIEDDEGHEKIVRITRVHLEEDPGRLVHVAGAAKYSLVDYNRSGIPLLEIVTEPDMRSPQEARRFLNKLRTILEYLGVFDGDREGSLRVDANISLEGSQRVEVKNISSYKGVEKALTFEVTRQKNLLRRGQKVTRETRHFMEGRGITTSARGKEEEHDYRYFPEPDLRPLRVAGWVAEIDLPELPVARKNRFTAQYGISLNHARTLTGDLKLADFYEEVAHVDPALAATWVADTLLGELNYRDMSIAAVPADRFMELLALLRADTITDKAGVQVLREMLDACAAGSPCEKPADIVKREGLGKAAGDEFSGIVEKVVAANPQAVEDYRAGKKGALNFIVGQVMKETRGRADPRELGRIVSECIDTSGV